One window of Shewanella sp. GD04112 genomic DNA carries:
- the mobH gene encoding MobH family relaxase, whose protein sequence is MLGFLKNTKLEAAKQPPIVKANPKKANDGWYTAVAPSEWEKINEHVINTIYRGVRLEPHHTQTYYTAAISKLARYIQAFPASEYNHHSSAGGLLEHTLEVAKNTVMYRREVLYSENGKETEIEEQADVFAYACFTASLMHDIGKIITDIEVVYRKSESDKPRMWNPLYEAIPIGAQYKFRYNPHRISGVHELAGQMLTTALIPMEGIIWIKSYPKLWLKWISCIAGDHAKGGEVSKVVKFADSASAANNFTGQSSLASKIEAGEKVANSGHGAAEILLKAMRQAIESGDLPLNRIGGAGWCHGDTVYMVSQRTVQACRHIARSTGFSALPENDVTLFALLCDAGIATRHPVTNDLVHTLEITANKADKQWKGELTFLSISKSVLDPQNVLNLTNDNEIKLNDLTQIKGKNAKANPGSELVPGTNTNESVDSKPALFESVDKSSGEVIKQPQPNVAEESNEPDFFSAFMSSTANLKKSDESETKFLATRPIKPAEPSFNHQNSATMASNEQSPPSSHVANSELIQQPEETTQTSALPRFQPTKVDKKSLDQALNPFGFGIGKTAGSVIQDTESVGQQFLTWLSDSIRARALPFNDFGSYCFMVRDGVFVSSPNIFDAYSESLGSQVNRNEIIEELRKRALLQTAFEGAMRKLTLSNESKTVLDGILIKHEAVHTQHEKRLNSSIATLL, encoded by the coding sequence ATGCTCGGATTTTTAAAAAACACCAAATTAGAAGCAGCAAAACAGCCACCAATTGTAAAAGCAAATCCCAAAAAGGCTAACGACGGCTGGTACACAGCTGTAGCGCCAAGCGAGTGGGAAAAGATCAACGAACACGTTATTAACACTATCTACCGTGGGGTTCGATTAGAGCCGCACCATACTCAAACCTACTACACGGCAGCAATCAGCAAACTGGCTAGGTATATTCAAGCGTTTCCAGCATCAGAGTATAACCATCATTCATCGGCAGGTGGATTGCTTGAACACACATTAGAAGTGGCTAAGAACACGGTGATGTACCGCCGTGAAGTTCTGTATTCAGAAAATGGTAAGGAGACTGAAATAGAAGAACAGGCAGACGTATTTGCATACGCTTGCTTTACCGCCAGTCTCATGCATGACATTGGTAAAATTATTACTGACATTGAGGTTGTTTACCGCAAATCGGAAAGTGACAAACCAAGAATGTGGAACCCACTCTATGAGGCCATTCCAATTGGGGCTCAGTATAAATTCAGATACAACCCGCATCGCATAAGTGGCGTTCATGAATTGGCTGGCCAAATGCTCACCACTGCATTGATCCCCATGGAAGGCATCATTTGGATTAAGAGCTATCCAAAACTATGGCTTAAATGGATTAGCTGCATTGCTGGTGATCATGCTAAAGGAGGTGAAGTATCAAAGGTCGTAAAATTTGCTGACTCAGCCTCAGCAGCAAATAACTTTACAGGCCAATCCAGCTTGGCCAGCAAAATCGAAGCTGGTGAAAAAGTGGCTAACAGTGGCCACGGAGCTGCCGAGATATTACTTAAGGCAATGCGTCAGGCTATCGAGAGCGGCGATTTACCCCTTAACCGTATTGGCGGCGCGGGATGGTGCCATGGCGATACTGTTTATATGGTTTCGCAAAGGACTGTGCAGGCGTGTAGGCATATTGCACGTTCAACAGGGTTTAGCGCATTACCTGAGAATGATGTCACCTTATTTGCACTACTGTGCGATGCTGGAATTGCAACTCGCCACCCAGTAACCAACGACCTAGTACACACCTTGGAGATCACAGCTAATAAAGCTGATAAGCAGTGGAAAGGGGAATTGACGTTTTTATCAATCTCCAAATCGGTCTTAGACCCTCAGAACGTGCTGAACCTGACTAACGATAACGAGATTAAGCTAAATGATTTAACTCAAATCAAAGGTAAAAACGCTAAAGCAAACCCGGGATCTGAATTGGTGCCTGGGACAAATACGAATGAATCTGTAGACAGCAAACCCGCTCTGTTTGAGTCAGTTGATAAGAGCTCTGGCGAGGTCATAAAACAACCACAACCCAATGTTGCAGAAGAAAGTAACGAACCAGACTTTTTTAGTGCCTTTATGAGTTCAACTGCCAATCTCAAGAAAAGTGATGAATCAGAAACTAAGTTTCTAGCTACTCGGCCAATTAAACCTGCAGAACCCTCATTTAACCATCAAAACTCAGCAACCATGGCAAGCAATGAACAATCGCCACCCAGTTCACACGTAGCAAATTCAGAGCTAATACAACAACCAGAGGAAACAACCCAAACGTCTGCACTTCCGCGATTCCAACCTACGAAAGTTGATAAAAAGTCACTCGATCAAGCCTTGAATCCGTTTGGATTTGGGATTGGGAAAACAGCTGGTAGCGTAATTCAAGATACTGAAAGTGTTGGTCAGCAGTTTCTAACTTGGCTAAGTGACTCGATAAGAGCTAGGGCGCTACCGTTTAACGATTTCGGGTCATATTGCTTTATGGTTCGGGACGGTGTGTTTGTTTCGTCCCCTAACATATTTGACGCATACTCCGAGTCATTGGGTAGTCAGGTCAATCGTAATGAGATTATCGAGGAATTACGCAAGCGAGCCCTACTACAAACGGCCTTTGAAGGTGCTATGAGAAAATTAACCTTATCCAATGAAAGTAAAACGGTATTAGATGGGATTCTAATCAAACATGAGGCCGTTCACACG